A genomic window from Pecten maximus chromosome 2, xPecMax1.1, whole genome shotgun sequence includes:
- the LOC117321776 gene encoding LOW QUALITY PROTEIN: uncharacterized protein LOC117321776 (The sequence of the model RefSeq protein was modified relative to this genomic sequence to represent the inferred CDS: inserted 1 base in 1 codon), with the protein MARRKIPKEVQAVFDRYVHGPAKRLDESEALSMLQTEFSLSSDEAQIMFDSFDKDKNKIMSIWEFQQFYETAGNNASEAVKCFHDLDSDGSGKLDPEEARKGLERMKTGTGRNLEEKEIDFFMKTASDDDGMLDIAMFVSLLHRLKLYKSAPPPXNAKCHVLGEK; encoded by the exons AAAGGAAGTACAGGCCGTATTTGATCGCTATGTTCATGGGCCTGCCAAGCGTCTTGATGAGTCGGAAGCACTGTCGATGTTGCAGACGGAGTTCAGCCTCTCTTCAGATGAAGCCCAGATTATGTTTGATTCATTTGACAaggacaaaaataaaatcatgagTATATGGGAATTTCAACAGTTCTACGAAACGGCTGGCAACAA TGCTTCCGAAGCTGTCAAGTGTTTCCATGACCTCGATTCGGACGGAAGTGGAAAACTAGACCCCGAAGAGGCGAGAAAGGGTTTGGAGCGAATGAAGACAGGAACTGGAAGGAATTTAGAGGAAAAAGAAATTGACTTTTTCATGAAAACAGCATCTGATGATGATGGTATGCTAGACATTGCAATGTTTGTGAGTCTTCTGCATAGGTTGAAGCTGTACAAGTCGGCACCACCAC AAAACGCCaaatgtcacgttttgggtgaGAAATGA